CTGACCCCTTCATGTACTCACTGTTGGGTTTGCTTGagaaacattaacacacacagaaaaatacactcTAATAAACTAGCTTGTTCAATGGTTCTCACCTTGCACGACACCCCAGGGGTACTGTCTGGCCCTCACTGTTTTGTTCCCCACTTTGACCTCTTCCACGCTCCCAACCACAGCAAAGGGCAGATGGGCCTGTGCAAGAgaagatgtttttatgttaaaaaggTTAAGAGGCCACAACCATTACTGGAGTCATGAAGAGGGGCTGAATccccgctccctctctctcctaaGTAAAGAGTTTCCTCATGGTGACATTCCTTACAGCACAGCAGCCACTTCACAAGTTACATTTCACTAGACTCAAACATCTTATGTACAAATGACACAACAAAAAGGATTAATGAAAATTGAGTGTTGACTTTCAAATAAAACTTGTTTCACTGTGGCCATCATCTCTCTTATCTTTCATGACCAGACCACACCACAGAGAAGTGTAACCACCCTGACACATGAGCTGCAGCAGAGTTGTGTTTTAAGTTTAACATGTGGCTCAGTTGGGGCTGAGAGGCCTATTTTGTTGAagtgataaaacacacacacttttttattgcCCTCAGATCTACTACGCTTCGTTAGGATCGACATTGAAGCATCATGGGGAAAACATGCCTGATATTCAACCTCAAATATTAGGTGGTGAGTTAAAACCAGCTGGCTGGTTGCAGCTCAGAGGAACAAGCTGGTGAGTGTGGGCGCTGATGTAACCGACTATGAATAGATGGGGATACTGTACAGGGACTGTGTCTGGGGAAAAAGCAAATCCAGTCGTATTTATCCATGAGAGAATTTATAATTTGTGCATTTGtacatgtgtgggtgtgtgcttgAGCACAGTGTGATTATACATCACCTCAATTATAAAATTAGAACAAAAAGGCTgaatatttctaaaaacaattatttgagCTTGCTGCCTAAGCATGAGTCAAAAGCCTAggttcattttattgttatatgcatatttgttttagtatttcaaaataattggtttattttgacagtggaaaatttaaaaatggaaataaagccAGTTGTAGGAAAGCACATTTTGCCATCAGGTTCATAAAATCGTTTAATTATGGAAAGAATTGAGAAACGGGGTACTGGAAGAAAGCAAGAATTCATACAGGTTTGTGTAAAACTATATATAATGTTTGCATATAGCGCATGTCCAAGCACATGCCCAGGGCCAGCTGGTATGTGcacatatttttactgtttttccatGGATACACTTGCAGATTTGTGGGGTTGCAAAGTGTTGAGATAAGAGGGGAAAGCATGtgttaaaagcaataaaatggtGTTGACATAGACTGTCGTTACCACGTGTAACACACGAAGACATAATCTGTGAGCAAAGTGGTATCTTAGTGACAAAtccttttttaatcaaacaatgCTGAGAAGTGTCGGGTACAAAATTAAGCACCAACCACCAGCTAATATATGCTAATATTGGTAAAATATGGAAGTGGCTGGAGGATTTCAGATGCAAATAATGATTTACAATTGAACGGGTTgtgaatttaaacatttatctgTCAGTGGCTGGTAGATGCTCACATTGAACAGTTTCACACCCCGGTCACAAGTTGAAAGAACAATGTAATCATTATTACTTTCAGACCATCCAAgtgtgtacaaaaacaaatctggaATTTCTTTGTtaggtaaaaatgtaaaaaagactGGTTGTATGATAATTTCACAACATCACTTACATTCATGGAGGCGTTGATCTCACTGACGGCCTCGTCGTCTGTTGGGAACTGATATATCTGGACACCATTGCTCACCAGCTCACTcataatctttattttgaatttatggAGCTCACTCTTTGAGATTGTGTCCGCTTTGGCAATGATGGGAATTATGTTGACCTGAGGAAAGGATGAGAAGACAGAGGGGATTTAATAAACAAAGTTATTAAATGTGTATTGTGTGTATGAGCATTGTCCTTGTTTTTATAGTTGAGTCTGCCAAAAATATACATCCAGTCCTGTACTGAAAGCTGCTTTGTGTTCTAGTGTATACGTGGTATTCATTTTGCAATGATTTTTCTAGGGTGGTATGACATGCATCTTCATGACAGGACACAATGTACCTGTCAAGCTAAATATGATGaaagcagacacacagaaaatcaaCTCAGTGTTTTCAGTGGATTACAGAGTACAGTAATTAACTTCCTTTTGTCAGCAGGTCATGAACAAACACTGTGAATTAAGCTAAATTAAACACACTGAAGACCAAATTAAATACAGAAACCAAACTAAGTGCACTGCTAAATATAGTTGAGAAGGCATACCAGACCATACACAGCAATACTGTACAGTGAATAAGCTCAGTCAGAAACCCAGCAgatacataaaacaaacagtgattatgaaaacaaactAGGCTCCATCTCCAATCAGCAGCAGatgtgcagaaataaacacacagtttgTCTGCATTCCTCTGCACGGCTGCATTACCCGAATCACTAACAGGGAGGACAAGGAGCATCCCCACAGATTCACTCATCAATTCCATAGTGCGCCTCAGAGCAAGAGCCAGCGCTTGTTAGGAGTAAAATTATAGGCTCATCATACTTTATTGGATCATTAATTTACAGCAGGGCAGCCAGTGTCGCGCTTTAACCCTTATTTAACAATCAAGCTCCCTAATCGCTATCCAGAGCTGACAACAGCCGTGTGTGAGTTGCGTGTCTTGACGTTGTCGGTGAGGAGGGAGGGGACTGTGATATTTGTTCACTTCCCACAGCCGGGTTTTCCCAGCTGACCAAAGAGTATTCCCAAATAGTTCTCAGCGTTTGTTCTGACCACTTGGAGCACCAGATGGGCAACAGTGACCACATCAGAGCAGTCTGCATGTAAGATAATCACTGACGACAAAGGATTGacataatgtgatatttttggcttttttgctgTAATCTTACACCAGTCAAATAACTGAACTATGTAGAGAGTAAGTTAGCTGTgggcaacaacatttttttgtagcctacatttgtttatattttgtcaaGTGGTGCCATTTGGCTATTAAGGTTCCTGTTTGGCTACCAGGGAAACAAAAGTGCTTTCCTCCTCATGTTTTGGTTGCACAATGGTTGCTGCACTTCCTCTTTGTCATAAATTGCGCCTTCATTTTCCCAGGAGATCATATCCTTTGCTAGGCAGAATTGCATTGTAAAAGCGAGGCTTATATGGAACCAGTGTGGACGCAGATCTCATTATTTTATAGCTTTTATATTGCATAATCAGtttttactttataataatATGTTATGTTAggcaaaaataatgattttcacTTTCAAAAGCATCATGATTCCCAGGAAAGTTAAGGAGTTaaatcatggatgtataaaaaaacccacatacagCATGGAGGCAGGGCCCTATTCATTCCtttgagagctgctcagtgacgcatgaagaaaaacaagctctatttccACCGTATAAAAGTACCCTGATCTTGCACATCATGGGGCCCACAGAGCATGCGCACTGTGCCCGAAAAGGCAACTTTAGCCAGCGGAGCGGCTGACTTCTGGTTTAGCATCCTGCTAACCTGAATGGCGATCAAATAGGTTCATCTggcagctcttttagactttccaaatgttatcaaacttaTTGGATTAAATCTTGATAGAGAAAGGagtcattttgagaaaattctGATGCTCACAAGAATTTATCCATTGATTTACAGGCATCTCTTTCCCAAGGTAAGtcaaaaagtggaaaaaggTCTTGGCATCTTGTTATGgtataattccacttttggccactgtgTAAAATTTGCTTCACAGCCTGGGGCTTTTCCTAGGTGATAGAGTTAAATgagcatctttttttctatgatttctAATATTTATTGGATGCTTATAGAACATCTGAAATAGACTGAGTTACAATATACATTTCACTGATTATAGTCCAAATTATGACAAATTTCAAAAGGGTAGTAGGAAATAGGGAAAGGAACCGACTTGTTCTAGTTTAGAATCTGTCTGACCCATTTGAATCATATGCTTCTGAGCTTATCAATTCCTTTTATCCATGACAGCATGACAGTTGcacattgcaaaacaatgatGTGATGCTAAAACATCAATTTCAAGACTGCCATGTATGTGGGGGCTTGCTTTTGTCCCAGAAAAGCAGAATCGATAACGGCATTGGCATCAATAAAATCTTATCAATGCCCATCCCTAGTAAGAAATATCAATCCTTGTTTGTAAAGTGGCCTCTTCAAAATCAATCCTCTACATCCTAATATTAGATAAATAACTAGTAATGATTTCCTTCTATTCAAGaccaaaacatataaaacaaaaggaCAACTCCTTCTCACTCTTTATCTCTCTTCCTGCCTTCAGCCATCAGAAACCACACTCACTGTGGTGGGCCTTCAACTATCCTCCCAAGGGAGGGGGGGATTCGTAGCccatttacaagaaaaacaccatTGTCTCGCCTTGACAGCAAACTCCACAGACTGAGGGAACAGTTGTTTCTGGTCTGCTTCCCTGGTTTTTCCTGTGAGCTATCTGGCAGACACTGTTCATTTATCTTTAGTTTCCAGATAAAAGTTCATattcacacacagttacacaccaTAACTCAgcatagaaattaaaaaaatttttggaTGGATGCACTCTCAGAATGCCTCTCATGGGACTGAAATactaaatgtaacaaaaatgtgACAGTACTTAGACTTAAGTGCCTAAATGATTGGTTAATTAATTACttgacagaaatgaatgaataagcACCAGCTCCAGCTTCTTTGGTGTGAGGATTTGCCAAATTTCTCCATTTTATAAAAGCATAGCTTGAGGTTTGGACTGCTGGTTAGAcagaataataatgaaaaacaaaacaaaacatttgaatccATCAGTTCAGGGTCTGGGAACATAtgaagagcattttttttttagtaattttatgtttaacGATACTAAACAGCGGATCAGTTCATTGAAAAATAACCAGTAAGACGATCagttaaaataatcataagttgcaccttttttctctgttacttGATAAGGCTCTTGTCTAGGCCTGTTAAAGCGGGGAATTGGCACTTTTTGTGGTCAGCCATCACTAGAGTTTAAAGAAATGTGCAAAGGCTGACAGTATGTGGTGATTAGCTGCTGCAAATATTGCCTGCAGCACATTATTATTTCATCTAGAGAGAGACCACTGCATAAACAAGCCCATCAGgcctgtaaaacaaaacagcctCACATGCACACTGTGGTCACTCAACACTGGCTTGCTTTCGGCTGTATTTCACATAGTGGAAAGATTGGTGGGACGGAGCCACAGAGGTCAGAGCAGTGTTCACCCTTACCACCCACTCAGGCTCAAACTGAGCCCACTGTTTCACTCACAATGCTGTAAATCGTCTGAGATAAAAGTGCCTGCCACCAGCTTTGCTATTATTTTACACTTTCAACACTTTGACACTGTGTAAATGAAAAAGGCCTGTGCATGACCAAAATATCTCTTTTAGCCACACTAGAGGTTCACGAAAGAAGGGTTTGGTTTATATGAATGGACGGGGAGATTTGACTGAGGTAAGCTGCTTTGCTTTCACTCATATTAGAGTATAGTATGTAAGCTGTTATACGATAGCTAACACATGTTAACTGCTTTGCTGTGGTTCAAATACCGGATAATATATTTAGCTCAGGTAAGCTACCATGTGTTGCCTCAAAGCAGAGGGTACAGAGTTTTGGCCGTGCAGCTTTGGATGGTATCAGGAGACAGTTGGCAGTGTAGAGTGCCAGGTTTTGATCACTCTGTTGGCTGATAAAGACAGCACAGAGGCTCAGTGGTCAAACGCTGTCGCCTCACAGCAAGAAAAGTACTGCATATGGATCTTGGCCCTTTCAATGTGaagtcttttctgtcttttgtgtgaGTTCCTCTCAGGTCTAAACAGCATTTTGGTTTCCATTTTGACCCACCAGCAATGTGTGGCGGTGTATTTGTCcacagagactctgccctctgcttgaattttttttcttatttttctgtgcaCAGGACATTTCTGTGCTACAACCAGAGCAGTGGTGTGTAACCCCCAGCCAGGCAGCTCACAGGTGAGGCCAGGCCTGCTTTCTGTTGGACAGCTTAGTTAGCTTGCTTAAGTTTCAGCTTTTCCATtacaacaaatgtaacattcCTACAATAGTATCTTGCAGTGTACGTAGAAGAAGTGTAGAAATAATGTTGTGGttacaaacaataaacacaattcCTGCATAATGTACTTTAAAACAAGAAAGtgtcaaaaatatatcaaaatacatttatgttgaGTGAATTTATACATAAAGACCTACAAAAACGTGGTTAAGAACTACTGTGTGTTAAATTACGACAAGAGTTAATCCTTATAAAACCATTATCTGTCCCTTTAGGGTGATAGTTGTCTAAAGTATCCGGTCACAGTTTTGAAGAGTACCAGGAGATATCTGGCAGAGACGCACAGCCGTGCGTTGATAGTTGGCAGAGGTAAGGCAGCAGGTTTTGGTCACAAGCTGACCATCTGCTTTGTTCTGGAGTCATTATCACTGCAtcaccacacacaaacagggcTGAAGCTGCTGCCACTATGTCATCCATATAGCAGTGCTATCAGTAGTCAAATGTATACATCACAGTGCTGTAAATCTATCTGACTGGTGTATCGACGCTTCTTTAATTAACTCAATTATCAATTCACTAAATTATACAGGCCAATGCATTAATGGCTCTTTATCATAGAGGTCCATGTAGCTTTCTCAGTTTAAGTGCTTGCAGATATCCGAGACGTCAGTATAATCATTCTCGCCTTTGGTCAAAACCAAATACAGTCGAAGACACACAAATCTTCACATCTTGCATTTTAACTGCCTCTTACTCTGTCATTTCTTCTCTTCCCGGCTTTGAGTACACATGTTTTGAGGATCTTTTCCCTTCCTGAAATTCCACACTTCCCACACAATAAAACCAGGATTgaggatggaaaaaaacactgaatggtTTTAGCTGTGTTTATCACTAAgctgtttttccaaaacatcTTATCAAAATGTCAACAGGTTGAATTTATTTACGTCTGTTGAACCGATCACAAAGACACTGTTCATAGTTACACCTTATGTGTATGGACAATTTTTGTTCAAtatcaatgccaacatttatttggattacaaataaaaacatctgacaCATAGAATAAGAGGCAATACAGTAAAGCAAACTACAGAGGATCAACTTTCTTCTGtgaaaaattcaaagaaaaccactgacaaagaaaaaagatgtgcctaaaattaaaaatataaataatatcacAGTAAATACCACATGGCTCTAACTTTACTTGCCATTTCTGACTCTCTCCTCCCCCACTAAAACTCACTCCCTCCCCCTTCCCCTTCTTTCACGCTCCAAGTGCTGTtatgatgagattttttttccaccagttgTCTAATTGAGGCCGAGCCAGTGATTGTGTCTCTACTGAGCTGCACTTATCAGACGTGTGGCAAAGCACAGATCCACTGACCAATAATCTGTGTAGTAATACTCGCACAAGAGCAATGAAAAAGCCACAAATCAATGTGGCTCTGATTGTTACTATTGACTGCTGTTCAGCTGACCTGTAAACTGCAAATATGTTGAATCGGAACTTGTTCACATCACTTTATATCACTGCCTTACAaggactattttctttttcacttatATACAGATTATAAATTGCAATTCAGAAAGTGGAATGTAGTGAGCCCCTAAAGGGCCACGCAGGAGAAAAAAACtagatggtggaaaaaaaaaatgatggtgaaaaaaatttatattttttcaacatcatttttttttcaccattaaaaaatattttcaccttCTAATTTTTCTCCCACcgtctaattttttttctcctccatgtCCTTTAGGGGCTCGACATGGACCTTAACACAGAAAATCAACCTTTCACTTGTAAAAAGGCACGCGACATGTTGATTTTTAAGTGTGAACCTCGTATGCAGCAGGTTTTGTGTAGTTCTCCTGAAATCTTGGAAGCTTGCACATTTACTCTCACATCTTTCTTTCCGCTTTCTTATTCTTTTGGGACACAGAGAGTCCACATCCCAACAGAAAGATCAGGGATCTCCACGTTTCAGTGAAATTCATACCAGTCCCAGTGAAAGAGAGGTCGAATTTCAACAACACTGATAGTTTTCACAGACAATGGGAAAGACTGGAAATGTGTGCTTTTTGCCAAAGGGGGAAGACCAGAGCATATGTATGGATTCATGCGTACCTTGCTGTCCAGTTTTTTCATGGTGACGAGGTCCAGGGACTTTAGGGAGTGTCCTGTCGGGGCGATGAAATAAAGGCAGATGTGGATCCTGGTGTCATGGTAGTTAAACAGCGAGCGTTTGATCTTTAGCTCTTCCTGGAGATAGTTTTCAAACTGAGTGTCGATGTAGTCAACGATGGGCTTGTAACTGTGGAGACAGCCGAGAAGAAACTGTAAGGATTTATGTCTGTGggtaaaagcaaaaatatttgtctAACTCTTCATGCGCTTGTAATGAATATAAAGGAAATATGGACTTGTCACCGGGGAAATGAACCGAGACAGTTATGTTTTCAGTAACTGCGTGATCTGATCCCTTGCCAAGATCTCAGCTTAGAGCTGTACAGCTTAGTGCTGCATGAAATTTGTGCTCAGCTTATGGAAGTCTGGTTGAAACAAATCACAGAGGATGAAAATTGTCCTATCCTCTCTCATCAGTGCTCTGATGGCCTTTGTAGCCTACAGTGTCACCAGTAAATCACAGAAATCAGGAATGTgagctgtgaaaacatcaaaggttttcatttttggctCATTAGCGTTTTGCATGCGTAGCTAAACAAACAAGACCAGGAAGGTAAAATTCAAATTTCTGAAAGTCCATATCGTTACACCGCGGATAACCTGCATTGTTAGAGGAGAACCAAAAGCCTTTACACACTAgggactttttttgtgtgataaatttgcatggcaatttttttttttgacttactCTTTTGATCATCAGTACTTTCACATACAGAACACAAATGTTATGCGgcaaaaaagcaactttttttctcaaacttttgGACCGAAAGCAAAGGCAATAACACACAACTTTTTGCAGAACAAACATCACGTCACAACACCAGGACAGTGGCAGACCTGTTGCAAATTCACATCCCTGCTGATATGAAGAGttttgacacacaaaaaaaactgtcccGCCAAAAGGGCGATAAGGGAGGTCATGCATTTGCAGCAGCAGCCCTAAAGCTTTgaaacagtttaacattttcagTCAGTTAAGCGCTCCCCCTTTGTAGATACTAAACGTATCTATGTACAAAGAGGGAACAGTATGTTTTAGGCCTTTTAGTGTCTTAGTGTCTGTAAGTGCTTCTGATTCTGCAccatttttaaactgcagtgaTTATCAAGTTAAACACTAGGAAATATTGAATGTCCTTTGTTAAACTGATTTTGGTTATTGCAGAAGTACAGTttgtctctgcaagctatttcTAATATCTTTCAATTCCAAAACGGTCACCAGTCTGATAATGTTAGGGTCATGAGACAGTTTACAGGAAATTTATCATGCAGCCACAGCGAGCTTGTTTGGAGCAGTTTGAGTGTGCAGCTTTAACTCATTTAGTTTGGGGAGATGAGAACAAGACCAATAGCagtcagacacatttttaataaattgcgTCATTGCTGCCTCAAATACAATTCCTCAAAATATGTCTATTGTAACGTGGTTTATTAGTCACAATAGATACAAGTCTTGCAGAATCACTTACCATTCGCAACATATCTGCTGTTGTGATGCTCAATACATTTGTTCCATTCTCACAATCCCTCCAGCTTCGCCTCCAATGTATGcctcaaaaatgtttcaaacagaCATTGCTGTGGCTCTCAAACAGATGTGCATTGCTTATGTTACGTTGCTATGTTTGGGCACAACATGACCTCCTTGGCCTCACTGGGCACAGCAAGCATCACCTCTGCTTTCACATGTCCTCTGGCTCTCACTGACAAGATGCACAAGAGAacgtatttttgtaaaattgtgcAATGTCATAGATCTGAAACACCTCCTGAATCGACATCACATCAGTCCTCAGTGCTTCAAAGTGACTGAAGTGCAACTCAGACTGTCAAGTTTACAAGATGTGCCTGCTACATTAAAAGTGCGATTCTGAGCCACAAAACAACAAGACTAAAATGAAGAGTTTCAGGAGTATAATAAGACAGATCTGGAAATGTAATGGCCAGCTGTTTCTTTGAGTGATGTAATCAGGTAACTAATTACTTAAACAGCAGACTACACTGGAAAATTTTCTACTGCAAGTGTTTGCAAATTTTACAGGTCAAAGTGAGACATAagtccatttttttctatatcaaCAGCCAGCACCATGTTTACAGTGATCTGTCCTCTCCCTTCACATCTATCTTCAATCTCTTCTGAGGATTGCATCAACTCTGACCTTTTGAGGCTCTCTCAGTTGCATTTACAGTCCACTGCAGCATGTCAGTTTATACAGCCTACAGAGAAAGCTCCTATCAAAGGGCGTGAGAgtgcttgcttgcttgctggCTAGTTCACAACAAGATCACTCCATTCCACagctgcatgtttaaaaaaatcagctatTTCCTCCTTATTGCTGTCCCACCTCGTCTTATTTCCACCCTACAGAGAAAACCCAAATGTGCAGAAACCTGGACTgatattgtctgtttttctcatttgtaaCCCTAGGCAACATGGACTTAATTTAGGCAAAACTATGGCGGTGTCATCGTGAAAAATAGAAAGAAGGGTTTGGATGAGAACTGACAGGGAAAATCTGTCGTTACAACAGTCAGGAGTCAAATGGAAAACACAGTGAAGCATGTGTTTGAGGCACGTACCACGCAAATGGAATATAACTCACAGGACAAAACAATAAGTGCTGTTTATCAGAATGCATCATCACTTTCCTGATGCAGTAAATGGCACTGTTGGTTAGATTTGCCACATTGTTCACACACAGTGTCATCTATAATCTGTAAGGCTTGAGTTCCAACTGCGGCTGTATGGCTGTGATAATTAGATGATCAATAAACAAGAGTATGGCTTAAATTGGGGatatattttgttgaaaaacattacatttattagTGGTGGGAATCAGCAGAGGCCCCACAATACAACATCatcacaatacttaagtcaTAATGCgacattattgtgattttaaacattttatgaaatgctGAGCATTGGGATGACATAtgacatatattattattacacacttgaccttttacatcatttattatcatttcaCCACCCTCACCTGTCCTCTTTGTTGATCTGATCACCGAAGCCCACGGTGTCAACGATCGTCAGTTTGAGGTGGACGTTGCTTTCTTGCAGGTCGTATGTTCGCGGCCGCAGATAAACGCCATTCTGATAGTGGCTCGCCTCTTCATTCTCAAACATGGTGTTGAAGAGTGTGTTCATTAACGTTGACTTGCCAATACCAGTCTCCCCTGTGGGTAGTAGGATgtacagaaacagacagagaggtaaATTACTCAGTCACTGGAGAGTAATTCATCAGCCTGGACTGGACTGGagtttttattgcagcaacaCAATTGTGCATTTCTTTCCTGtcaggaaaaacaacacaacgTTGCTGCTGTATTGTTGTAGTTAAACATGTTCTTTGGAGGAAAACAAATCAAGTAAAGGTTGAGGGAAAATGACTGTAGAGAAACGTTCATTAGTTACAGAATGGCATTTCCGTGAGCTGCTAATTGTAACAGTATTTAACACAATCTGTCACACACATTGCTCGCACACTGTTGTTTGGTACTCACCTACACAGagaatgttaaaacaaaatccCTGCGTGACCGATTTACTGACCAGTTGGTCAGGGAGGCTGTCAAATCCAACATGTCCGCCCAAACTCAGGTTACGCTTCTCTTCATTCTgagggacaaaaacaaaacaaaacattaaaagtctGGTTGCgtgtgtgaaaaacacacatggtGAAGACATCAGTCAGAGGTAGGAagagctgcagctgaagcaTTCACATTCCTACGCAAATGAAAGATCCTGCGTACATTCTGCAGATGTAACACTCATCGGCTAACATTATGAGATAAATAATCAGGGCCTGCTGTGAGGATGAGCTTCAGGAGTAATCCTTCACATGCATGAGGAACTAAAGACACTGCCACACGGAGAAACTGCTTCTCTGTGCACCAAATAAATAAGTCATTCAGAGATTTATGACACTGACATCATCTCAGTGAAATGAGAATATCctcagatgaaaataaaaatcacttgCAGGAAGTTTAGCAGTTCTTTCgataacaacatcaacatcctaaacattttaaagctaCTCTTTTCTTTTATCTCAGCACTAATGGGTCACCACAGCCATACACAACAAACGAT
This genomic window from Plectropomus leopardus isolate mb chromosome 13, YSFRI_Pleo_2.0, whole genome shotgun sequence contains:
- the sept8a gene encoding septin-8-A, which gives rise to MAATDVDVFSNEEKRNLSLGGHVGFDSLPDQLVSKSVTQGFCFNILCVGETGIGKSTLMNTLFNTMFENEEASHYQNGVYLRPRTYDLQESNVHLKLTIVDTVGFGDQINKEDSYKPIVDYIDTQFENYLQEELKIKRSLFNYHDTRIHICLYFIAPTGHSLKSLDLVTMKKLDSKVNIIPIIAKADTISKSELHKFKIKIMSELVSNGVQIYQFPTDDEAVSEINASMNAHLPFAVVGSVEEVKVGNKTVRARQYPWGVVQVENESHCDFVKLREMLIRVNMEDLREQTHARHYELYRRCKLEEMGFKDTDPDSQPFSLQETYEAKRKEFLGDLQRKEEEMRQMFVNKVKETEAELKEKERELHDKFEQLKRMHQEEKRKVEEKRRDLEEEMNAFNRKKVAAETLSLSQPLKKDKDKKN